GAAGAGCGTGGCCCAGCGGACGTGGTCGAGCTTGAGGACCCACGCGACGAGCCTCTCCAGTCCGAGACCGAAACCGCTGTGCGGGACTGAGCCGTACTTCCTGAGGTCGAGGTACCACTCGTAGTTCTTCGGATCCATGCCCTCCTCGATTATGCGCTCGA
The window above is part of the Thermococcus sp. genome. Proteins encoded here:
- a CDS encoding amino acid--tRNA ligase-related protein, translating into FYMKEDPEDPRKVLAADMLAPEGYGEVIGGSQREDDYNKLVERIIEEGMDPKNYEWYLDLRKYGSVPHSGFGLGLERLVAWVLKLDHVRWATLFPRTPSRLYP